Part of the Lolium rigidum isolate FL_2022 chromosome 6, APGP_CSIRO_Lrig_0.1, whole genome shotgun sequence genome, CAGGCACTGCAACTTCTACAGCCTCAGTGGGTCATCTCAACAACTCCCCCATGCTTTGCCATGGAGCTGAGCTATGTAAAGAAACGTTGTTTCAAGACACATTTGGCAACTGATGACCCATTGTGGAAAATATTCAGAGATCCTCTCCAGAAGTCTGTATCCTCGCCCTCGTCGGTGCTCGCTTCTTGCACGCAGACAGATGAAGATTCCTCAACTTCTGTTGATAACGACCGTCCAACCCCTGCTAGTGAAGAATGCACACATTTTGATATTAGCACACTTGAACTGCAATTTGTTCCATCCCCTCTGGTTCAAGAACCAGATATTACATTGTTTGGAAGGGCAAGGTTTTGTTCTCAAGCAATTGACATAATGAAAGAAGATTTGTGCTACCAGCATATTCCTGCTGAAGAAACAGGGTTATGCACGCCGGTAGATTCGCTTGAAGATTACAGCGAAGATTTTGAAACATATTCAGGGATGGATTTGATCTCAAAGCAAGCACCAGCGTCCCAACAGGATCTTGTGGAAGCTGGACATGAGGTCCCTTCCTGTAACTATGAAGCATCCCTAACCCTACCAGAAGCATTTGCAGTTCAACCACTGCCTGATGTTCAAAGTGTTACATTAGTGGTGCCTCATAAACCTGAAAAGTCTGAAACCACGGTGGAGCCAAAATCTCCACGCGCCGCTGAAAGTTCAAGCCCTTGCAGAGTTAGAAGGACACAAACATCAGATTATCAAAAGGACCTTTCGTTTGTCATCGGATCATCAAAATCTTTGAATGCAAGTTTGAAGAGATTGTACAGATCGAGGAATCTCCCTGTCCCACGTCCTCTCCCATCACTGGTTGGACTTCTGGAATCCTCTAAACGAGTCAAAATGCGATCCAGCTCTGATTATAGTTCGTTGAATTCACGGCACAGCTTACCTTGAAGATTAAGATTGATATACTGGTATTTTACAGCACATACAACATATTGTAATTGATATTCTTACGATAATGGGAATGTTGTCAGAAAAATTGCATCATTGTAACATTAATATATATCAAGAGCCTACATGTATTCTATGTATGGTTTTCAAATTGTTGTACAGAAAATTGGTGTAATTTCCATTGTCAGATAAATGAAAGTGACTTTGCTATACCATTTTTGGTAGAAATGGATGGCCAAACTGCTGTGTGAGCTTCATTATTGGATACCAGGAAATTTTGGGTAgaatattttgcaagtaatttcaGGATAGTTTTGATCTTCTAATTCATCAACAGATAGCATAATATATTCTAACCAATATAGATAATTTTATACAGGGAGCAGAGTCGACACATCACGATTCTATCCCAGAATACATCACAATCGTGTGACCAGTTGCTACAGTGCAACATAGTTCACCCGGGCGATCAGCCAAACTCAATTATTCTGAGAAGCAGACTCCTAAAATTAGATAAGATCAGTCAAGAACTCAGCAGTTCACATCCTTTTTACAATCTCTGCACCAGAAGCTCCTAAAACACAGCAATGCTAATGCAACTTAAGTCAGCGAGCTCTATTGCCACGCGGAGGAGACGATGAGTGTTTTCTCTCCCCAGCCGAAGTGAAGACCCCCATGGTCCTCCTCAAACTTGTACCTGTTGCAGTATGAGCTCAGTAGAGATCTTATTCCTCCAATGACACTGCTACTAAATGGGCGCGGAACAAAGCCAGCCATTGTCATTCTCGCCCTCCATTTCCCAGCAACTTCGTACCTGAAGCATAAAAAACTTCTGTCAGGTACCTGGAATTTGCAAGGTGCATAGTTTGACCAAAGAACTGAAAGCAGCACTGGGAATTACCTCTCCACACGATCAGGGCCTTCACAAGCCAGGATGTTAACAATTTCTCGTGCAAGGCATTGCCTCTCCACATTCATTCTGTCCGGACTTTCCCTTGGCAGTGTTGCATCCAGTGAATCGAAAAGGGCGGAGTAGTAGTCATAAGCCTCACGGAACCTGTGAAAGCCAGATGTTAGGTTATTTTTAGGAGCTCGGCAGTGGAAACAGAAACACGGAAGTCAACACACATAGTCTACAAAGGAACATAATTAATATCTAGAAAAGATTTGGATAAACTATCTCATTCCACAAAGAATCATAACAACTGCCACAATGGATTTCAATAATGAGATCACTAACCTTGTCTGAAATGGAGCAGTATTAGTATTGGCATCCTGCTCAACCAGGGTGACAAGCTTTGGCTCAAGGCCCTTGACCATACGGAGGAGATGGTCCCGCTCGTTCATGATCGAAACACTTTCATCAGGAAGGTGGTGCAGCTGGAACGCAAAATTCACAACTAGTGCTTCCCCAGGACGACAATCTAGCATTGCAGGTGTAACATCCCCGATGTTAGCAGCCACTGCCTTGAACTCAAAAGATATCCCACAGTCCTCTGCAAGCTTCTCCAGACGTTGCCCAATGACCTTCAGACCTCCAACAGTCCTCTGCACCGTCTCGTGATCATCCACACCAGTTATTCTCAAATGACGTGGTTTGTTTGTATCATTTTTCATAAACTGCATCAATGTAATGTACTGACTTCCTTGGTTGATgtcaaagtctatgatatgcagcCTTTCTTCGCCTTTGCAGGCTTCAAGTATAGCATAATTAGCAGCCATGAAACCAAATCGATAGCATGGACAGATTTCAAAGAGAATTTGCATTGCTGACAGCTGATACAGAGTTGGAGGATCCTTGCATGTCAATGCCTTGTAGATGCCTGTCCCTGAAGCTTCTATTCTTGCAGCAAGGCCCTCTACGAGATAAGCTGCAATCCTGTGAGAAGGGTCCCCTTGAATTGAGACCATCTGCCGGAGGTCCGTTATGATTGCCTGTGCTTCATCTACATTATATTCAGATAACGCCGTAGCACAGTCAAAGAGCAACTGCTTTGGGGTCCGTGCTTCTCCGTTGTTGCTACCTGCGCAACTAATACTCGATTCCGATTCTTTTGGAGAGTTGGGAAGCAAGACATCCTTCATGGGATCAGCCCAACCATCATTAATGCAATCCGCCTGGGAAATTTCGAACAATATGTCATCTTCATCATCCAGTAAAGCATGCTCCAGCTCCGAAAGCTTCATTCTGATCTCATCATCAAACTCTACTTCAAGTTCAGAACTATGATTATCTGATATAGACTGGGAGTTCTGCTGAGATATGTTGGAGAACACCGGTGAGTCTTTTGCTGCATCAGAGCATGAGTTGGACTGATTATCCGCAACAGCCGGAGATCGGCCATCAGCTGTTGCATGGTACGGTGCTAGTGAAGCTTGCTGATTGTAAAAGGAGTTCTGAAATGCAGCAGAGGGTGCTTCAGTGAAACCCATATGTCCGAAGTCCTCAGAACTGAATGGTTCAGGGCCATAACTGAACAACTGCGAATCGGAGCCAAACCTTCTTGCAGCAAAGTTTGAGTTTGGTGCACCAAATTTATGCACGTAAATATTATCTGCGTATGTCGTTGACGGGTCTACCCGCCCAACAAAAGACATAGCTTTTCTCAAGCACCGCTGGACCTGCCAAGCTTGACAGTCTCTGGCTTTTTTGGCAACCTCAGATTAAATCCAACCCAATGCACTTTCAGTGATACCTGAAATAAGATAAGGAAGTATGAGCAATCTATGTAAAAAACACCGAGCTGAAATACACAGTGCTACTTGTAACTTCTCAGATTTATTTAATACCTTGTCGATACTATTCTATTTGTATACAAAAATATTCTCTTTCCTACCAAAAAGGGCGAAGTAGCACTCATTTGATGCCTATGTAGAGTTTTATAGTGGAGTGGATTCCCTGGTTACATGCCTAACTTTTCCAAACTAAGCTATGGTCATCATACCTAACAAGCAATCCAACCAAAATCACTAGTGTAGTAAATCGATGGAACTCAAATTCTGTATAGCAAGTTGGGCACAAATTCTTTTAAAGTCATTTAGCAGCTAGCAAGTAGCTTGCAGGGCATGGCCAGCAACTAAGTCTGACTAAAAACTAATCCTAGAATTAGTTGTAGTATTGGGCTGGTTAACTTTGAACAGAGACTTGACCAGCCATTTGCCGTCTTCAAGAAAACCTAAGTAATGCTAACTGCTATTACCTAAAACTAGGTCACCTGAGAATTATTAGCATACAGCTGAGGCAAAAGTATCATCAAAATACAGCTTATCCGAACagcaaaaaaatatattttttcccgGCGAAAAATCCAAAACAGCATGATATGCTCGCCAAAAAAGGGATAAATCTGCACAAGTCGTGCTCGAGCTCTGACTTGTTCTACCAGAGAACTGCTCGAATCGGTTCAGGTGCACGCAAAAACTCGAAATCTGGGAGGATACCTTTCGTATCAGATCAGAGGGCATGCCAATTCACAGACCCCAATAGAGCCCAAGCAGGTCGGGTTCTGCACGCAACGCAAAAACCATAGCTTTGACGCTCTCCAAGCATCACAGGCACCGAAGAAACATGTATACCAATATCAAGAACTCTGGCCAGACGAAACCGGCCCCCGTTAAACCCAAGAGGTAAGGCAATCAGACGCACGCGAGCAAGAACTCGGAAGATTAGCAGCAGACAAGGAGACAGAAGGTACTCACGGTCACGGGGCAGCTAATCAGCCGGGCGGCGGGGCGCGAGGATAAGCGGAGACCGGACAGAAGAGCGGCAGCGGCGACGGAAATGGGAAGGAGagggagcaggaggaggaagaggaggggaagAAAGGGGATGGGTTGGGTGGGTTGGTTGGTTGGGGGATAGGGAGTGGGGGCAGCAAAGTCCGAGATGTCATACGGTGGGACGCGGTCACTGCGACGACCGGCGGCTCCGGCCCCGGGATCCTCTGTGCCCACGAGAAACAGGcgctgtttttttcctttttcttttggtataCAGACACCAGACGCGCGACTTTGACGAAGTGTCTCTCCTTGCATGCCTGGATGATCGCGGCTTTTGGTGTTTAGGGTTTGCAAACCGTATTGTAGGCAGGAAGTCAACGCCCGTGCCATTGCAGACGCTTGATTTTGGTGTTTAGGGTTTGCAACTTAGCATGAAAGTAGTTTGGAAATCTGCTAACTTGGGACGaagatttttggctcctgatcacCGATGCTCCTGCTGTTTTAAGAAATTTAGAAATAACATTTATaagctaaaaaaagaaaaaagacttgttaaattttaaatattttgtaatctggggctacacaaaaatgacaaacttgtggatctgggtatgcatatttcaaatcttcaaatttcaacaaattttatcttctttgtgtagtctacaatataaaaAAAATTCAGGTGGTTACGTCATTTACTATGTccagatttattttcagattttttgaagcTAATActatgtattatttaaaaaaaaaatatcaGCAGGAGCACTAGTGCTTAAGAGCCAAAGACACTTTCCGGATAACTTGCTACTGTTTTATTGATCAGAAATATCGTATATGACGCTCTCATATTCACATGCATCTCTACTATATACTATgcattgttagagcatctcttgCCGGCCCTTTCAATCTGCGACCTTTAAAACACTAATACCTGCCATGCCACCGAAACATATTGTTCACTTCTAAATTTGCTTTCATGAAATAGAACCCGTAAATAAAACTGCAAATGCAAATCTGCCACCAAGAGCCCCATGTGTTGGTGGCCTTTAATCTTTTTTCCctattattttctcttttttctccttcttccccACCGCATCCCGACGAGGCCGCCTCTGGTGTTGTGTTGCACCTAAGGATAGCAATGGAACGGGTTTTGGACAGAGATACCAAAATCGGATCCATCTGCCCCACTATGCCCTGCCCATGAGTTTATACATGGGCATGTATATCACTCCAAATCCAAAGCAGTTGGATATCCGAGTATCCATGGGTTTACGCACTATATACATCAACATAACAATATTTTAGCATAATAACAATAGTTGGATAACATTTCAGCAACATTATTAGGAAAAATTATATGACATTGATGCATCATGTAAGAGTTTTTGgatatatgccctagaggcaatcttGTATGATAAAATTTCCAATGTATTCATAAAGACGTTGAGCTCGTCCTTGTATGAACattttgaaagtatagagatggtaaacctagagggggggtgaataggtttctacagattttaattctttctttgcaatattaggctttgcggaatataaaggtgagcctaatgcaaactaggtgaagcaacctatatgaggatacaactaactcgagcacgaaggctctcacgagcgattaaatcacaagtaaggagttcggttagggataaacgatagcacgcggagacgaggatgtattcccgtgttcccttgctttgcaacaaggtacgtcacgtttggaggagtggaggtcccacgaaggattccccgcgccacgaaggctcaccctattctccggagcctatcccacgaaggaatagctcactcacttgtggtagactttgaggtagcctccaaaccttcacaatcttgcccggagcaaatccacagcccggatgcttccgaactcctcttgcccacctagggattccaaggaaccctaggaagcaagcttctcaatgaatacaagggggaatgagatttggcttggtagaacggtacatcgggtcctcctctaatgattccccggagggatttgagtttgggtggaggaggagggagatctgaggcttttggtgtttctagcaatggagtaagagagagagagctcaagaacagcttgtagtatgttgcctaacccttccaaggtagaagaaggggtatttatagtgttcttcaaaatctggctgttgccacttgccacctcagcatttttcttcgacaaacccggttgaccgggccacagaccggacagcccggtcgagaggccggtcagaccggatcagtgaccggggctcctttgcgtcgtcctggcgcttctccggttggtggccggttgctgcccggtttccgaccggtcgaccggacggagcgccggacccgccggtcaggagcccggtggaccgggcgcaaaccggatctGCTGGTTCTtcctttggagcccggtttccgaccggttgaccggccatcacgccggactggccggttgctggcccggttggaccgggctggtgaccggatttctcctgtaacccctttttgattgttgttgaaatgggggggtctcctttagccttcttgttcctttgatacaccatataCGCCTTAttacctaatacctgagattatccttataaacacattaggccaaatactttagcacggtgtcatcgttaccaaaataatggataagggtgatatacccttacaatctccccctttttggtatacgatgacaaaccgagctagagtcacaaatagatattatgataagctctaaaccttgattccatataagatattacgaaagctcccccataatgtgtgcacttggagaatttgcgtttgaatgcaaagtgcaccatttgtgaaacatgagaagctcccccaatatctttaggaaacaagcatggtatggaaatGTGCATATCaatatatataagcatagcacacataatcatcctatcaTAGAgtggcacacataatagtcgtccatacacatccatacatgaattattggaaatagcaaatggttcttgaaaaactcaaagtaaacaagcacaagccatataaaatccaaataaggcaactcccatggcttgtggcactcaaagaaccccgtggtcctagactctactctcttctccccctttggcatcggaacaccaaaaaggcgaagaaaaaaaggagagatgctatcgcacccatcagtagtgaccaaacccaagcgaggaggagctctcgcgtgcatcatcatcatccgcatcatcatcacccgcatcatcatcagcatcatcagcagcatcatcagcagtaggagtgggagcacgagcagtcctagtaggaagagcaccatgagcgtacacggagtagtcgaagttctgaagcatctcatcggtaagaagaggcatctcccaccgAGGAGCTACCACGGGCTCCATCTCGGCTCCGGGAGGAGGAACAAggtggttccttgaggccatgaattcattctggcgcctccgtgtctcctgagTCATAGAAAgggtctgatgtgcaacatcattgctgttcttgcacatttggaacATGCATGTGAAGAATCGAGCAGCCCCATGCTGGGAGCGCCGAGAGtgactggagctagcatcatgatcatggtgtgccttggagcggcgctcagtggtgggcatcatggagggaatgtctggacgagtggcctcctgaatggGAAACCTGAAAAGGTCCATGATGACACTTTCACCAACAACGttccgaggagcgggaacaatgtagttgatgagccgctgaacatactgggcgtagttaggagtcatgcggtccataatggCTCTCTTCAGTTCACGGTAgataagatcacagccatcaatcttccttaccctgtcgggatgacaatagtacatcaagttgaggtgatagttccggacttcaccgtggtcgccagacttgctgatgaggttctcacggaacagcttggcaagtaccagataggagtagtacatcccagagatagtgggaggtccaagCGAAGGGTTCGCGGGATAGCGAGAAAGAGATGTCACCCTTTGTAAGcctggaccgtgaatgaatcccGTATCTCGGATTACTtgtcatcaccacaacccatggctgcacggaactgagagtaggagcatgaatacttcgtcttgccggtcatccaggtgagggtgcggtcctcatcatcatggaagaagacggtgcagtGAAACTGACGGACAAGGAGGGGACAAAAGGTAGGATCATATTGGGTATCATCCGGCTTGAGGCACACGAGGTCATACAATCCCAGACTCTTCAAGGTTTGAACCACAaaacggtactttgtggcttcatgcaaggcaagctcgtcaggattgatggccttgggtgatacaatattaccatgcttcataaactcatgagaatcatagaaaccctCCCAGAGGGCTGCTTGTGTGTTGGTCCAGAAGGCCCTGTCCGTACGAGTGTAAGTTGGCttctcaaagcgatacggattcactgtcctccattcctgccactcaagacggtttgcagccccaacattgatggttggcactacctcatcatcctcgtgggcaacatgcttatccttgtgcttggtaGCAACAGATTTGGTTCTACCCCCAACTGAGCTACCACCGTCAGTACCCTGCTGAGCTTGAGGGGGAACGCGGCTACTAGAACGGCGAGGAGGAtcagtccttcctctcttggaaGCTTTGCCACGttgctcaccactccaactacctgtgaatgagaaaaataGAGCAGGGATAGAAGTGGGGTAAGCGTACATGTCATCGGTAAGAGAGAAGCCAAgagagcatagcatatattcaagtgtagtgatgaaattgtgcgaaaactgggcagctcggcgcagaggccggtcaaaccggacagcagaccggactggccggtttccgagcggttgaccgggccatgcaccgggccggccggttgagcggccggtcggccgggcgtGTGACCGGGTCCGTCGAGTTGTGATgttgtgcccagattttctaccacaaaaccatgcaaaagctcataaacttgaatatagactatagcaatacagtggagaagtgcattgtggtgagagacactctaaaggcatgaggactttacaagccctaaccctaaccctaagttttctcaactttcctcaacatgtggcaatgggagagggaaatcaagaaggagagggaatagaagggaaatttacccgatgacattgtccttgttgcccaagtgagcaagaagaacacgtggagagggcttgagggccaaatccccaagatcttccAAACAAACTCGAGaaggaccaaatcccttggtgaagaAGCTTGAGAGAC contains:
- the LOC124668679 gene encoding 5' exonuclease Apollo-like, translated to MPIEMPRGLPFAVDTWGPSSRRRRHRFLTHAHRDHLAGAGAEPDDGAVVYATRLTMSLALRHFPQLDQGEFVEVEVRKTLAVDDPAGAFSVTAYDANHCPGAVMFLFEGEFGSVLHTGDCRLTPDCVQDLPLKYIAKKGKENICHLDFVFLDCTFSKCFLKLPSKESAIQQVIACIWKHPDAPFVYLACDLLGHEEILVEVSRTFGSKIYVDMRRSSDCYKALSLTTPDIITDDPSCRFQIVGFYQLYDSASKKLEGARANHQPEPLFIRPSTQWYACGRNQNPSITEAAQDDFGIWHVCFSIHSSRDELEQALQLLQPQWVISTTPPCFAMELSYVKKRCFKTHLATDDPLWKIFRDPLQKSVSSPSSVLASCTQTDEDSSTSVDNDRPTPASEECTHFDISTLELQFVPSPLVQEPDITLFGRARFCSQAIDIMKEDLCYQHIPAEETGLCTPVDSLEDYSEDFETYSGMDLISKQAPASQQDLVEAGHEVPSCNYEASLTLPEAFAVQPLPDVQSVTLVVPHKPEKSETTVEPKSPRAAESSSPCRVRRTQTSDYQKDLSFVIGSSKSLNASLKRLYRSRNLPVPRPLPSLVGLLESSKRVKMRSSSDYSSLNSRHSLP
- the LOC124668680 gene encoding scarecrow-like protein 1, whose amino-acid sequence is MSFVGRVDPSTTYADNIYVHKFGAPNSNFAARRFGSDSQLFSYGPEPFSSEDFGHMGFTEAPSAAFQNSFYNQQASLAPYHATADGRSPAVADNQSNSCSDAAKDSPVFSNISQQNSQSISDNHSSELEVEFDDEIRMKLSELEHALLDDEDDILFEISQADCINDGWADPMKDVLLPNSPKESESSISCAGSNNGEARTPKQLLFDCATALSEYNVDEAQAIITDLRQMVSIQGDPSHRIAAYLVEGLAARIEASGTGIYKALTCKDPPTLYQLSAMQILFEICPCYRFGFMAANYAILEACKGEERLHIIDFDINQGSQYITLMQFMKNDTNKPRHLRITGVDDHETVQRTVGGLKVIGQRLEKLAEDCGISFEFKAVAANIGDVTPAMLDCRPGEALVVNFAFQLHHLPDESVSIMNERDHLLRMVKGLEPKLVTLVEQDANTNTAPFQTRFREAYDYYSALFDSLDATLPRESPDRMNVERQCLAREIVNILACEGPDRVERYEVAGKWRARMTMAGFVPRPFSSSVIGGIRSLLSSYCNRYKFEEDHGGLHFGWGEKTLIVSSAWQ